In Puntigrus tetrazona isolate hp1 chromosome 24, ASM1883169v1, whole genome shotgun sequence, a genomic segment contains:
- the rdh12l gene encoding retinol dehydrogenase 12, like, whose product MQALRNMFCSWSSDARLDGKTVVITGANTGIGKETAIDLSKRGARVIMACRDMEKADAALKEIKDASGNQDVVISRLDLADSKSIREFAEKINKEEKQVNILINNAGVMVCPYGKTADGFEMQIGVNHMGHFLLTYLLLDLIKRSTPARIVNVSSMAHQWGTINLEDINSEKNYDKQKAYSQSKLANILFTRSLAKRLEGTGVTAYALHPGVVQTELWRHLNKPQQAVMWLAKPFTKSSVQGAQTTIYCAVAPELETESGKYYSDCAAAKCSQAAMNDEVAQRLWELSCKMLSIAWE is encoded by the exons ATGCAAGCTCTAAG AAATATGTTCTGCTCCTGGTCATCTGATGCCAGACTTGATGGTAAAACTGTTGTAATTACTGGAGCCAATACTGGAATCGGTAAAGAGACAGCCATAGACCTGTCAAAGAGAG GAGCACGTGTTATAATGGCGTGCAGAGATATGGAGAAAGCCGATGCAGCCCTGAAGGAAATAAAGGATGCTTCAGGAAACCAGGATGTTGTTATCAGTAGACTCGACCTGGCAGATTCCAAATCAATCAGAGAATTTGCCGAGAAAATCAATAAAG AGGAGAAACAAGTCAACATCTTGATCAATAACGCAGGCGTGATGGTTTGTCCGTATGGAAAGACAGCAGAtggttttgaaatgcaaataggAGTGAACCACATGG GCCACTTCCTGTTGACGTATCTGTTACTGGATCTGATTAAAAGATCAACGCCTGCGAGGATCGTTAATGTCTCTTCCATGGCACACCAATGGGGGACCATCAACCTGGAGGACATCAACAGTGAGAAGAACTATGATAAACAGAAAGCCTACAGCCAGAGCAAGCTGGCAAACATTCTGTTCACCCGCTCGCTGGCCAAAAGACTAGAAG GTACTGGAGTCACAGCGTACGCTCTCCATCCTGGAGTGGTTCAGACTGAACTGTGGAGGCACTTGAATAAACCTCAGCAAGCCGTCATGTGGTTAGCAAAGCCCTTCACCAAATCTTCTGTGCAGGGAGCTCAGACCACCATCTACTGCGCCGTGGCCCCTGAACTGGAGACAGAGAGCGGCAAATACTACAG TGACTGCGCAGCTGCAAAATGTTCCCAGGCTGCCATGAATGATGAGGTGGCCCAGCGCCTCTGGGAACTCAGCTGTAAGATGCTCAGCATCGCATGGGAGTGA